In one Lolium rigidum isolate FL_2022 chromosome 3, APGP_CSIRO_Lrig_0.1, whole genome shotgun sequence genomic region, the following are encoded:
- the LOC124696080 gene encoding FCS-Like Zinc finger 17-like: MISRSPSLLQIEAAAADQGMKPRMQASGELVGLRLIIQASPRQCQHRPPLAVLRRSSVRSSPASSASKCQESLGGPRFMGLEFLKLCLCCCRKIDGDMDVFVYKGEQAFCSAECRSQHMAREERREIEILVRKRRDAFHSRRAGPGKTTGGSSDRHARVEISSFC; the protein is encoded by the exons ATGATTTCGAGATCTCCCAGTCTCTTGCAaatcgaggccgcggcggcggatcAGGGGATGAAGCCAAGAATGCAGGCGTCCGGCGAGCTCGTGGGGCTCCGGCTGATCATACAGGCGTCGCCGAGGCAATGCCAACACCGGCCGCCGCTGGCCGTCCTCAGGAGGTCGTCTGTGAGGTCATCGCCGGCGTCGAGCGCGTCCAAATGCCAGGAGAGTTTGGGCGGCCCGAGGTTCATGGGGCTGGAGTTCCTGAAGCTCTGCCTCTGCTGCTGCAGGAAGATCGACGGCGACATGGACGTGTTCGTGTACAA GGGAGAGCAAGCGTTCTGCAGCGCCGAGTGCCGTTCCCAGCATATggcgagggaggagaggcggGAGATCGAGATCCTCGTCAGGAAGCGCCGTGACGCGTTCCACAGCCGGCGTGCGGGGCCGGGCAAGACGACCGGAGGATCGTCAGATCGGCACGCCAGAGTGGAAATCTCAAGCTTTTGCTAG